A genomic segment from Tachysurus fulvidraco isolate hzauxx_2018 chromosome 21, HZAU_PFXX_2.0, whole genome shotgun sequence encodes:
- the polq gene encoding DNA polymerase theta isoform X4 codes for MNCSSRTFYLGQHPITKKNGLPVDEKATTRRPSPFHNAQPSEHGIQKRGSCNSTSTMQNEKKQLMPLDSDSVKDAGNIQESKLTRGTCGMPVKAPNLSEKRAHLSEINENHGHQKLQGQSEENIKPLDAVPSIPLLENGRTNMPGKKAKDLKDLAQRLLFSETKSSRAGRQKLDHKSKFEHETENCSPHKKTYDNKPKLKFREETLATGSNGSMNGTKDYILFSPTHMVAAAKKRSGFQKPMPKHGNLSVSILTPPPGLDLSSMCSSPTDAGHSIHMAIPADQADKLLLSSWGLPKPVLEKYQSLGVKQMFEWQAECLTLGKVLVGKNLVYSAPTSAGKTLVSELLILKRVLETRRKAIFILPFVSVAREKMFYLQNVFQEAGVRVEGYMGSTSAAGGFSALDVAVCTIEKANGLINRLIEEDRMDLLGIVVVDELHMLGDSGRGYLLELLLTKIQYIGKKTAEKCSDKSSPDGVQIVGMSATLPNLDLLAHWLNAELYHTEYRPVPLMEWVKIGAKIYDGAMNLVRPFTPALPVKGDDDHIVSLCFETVQAGHAALLFCPSKNWCEKLADSVAREFYNLHHHEKQSECGVHSVSLNLDCLQDVVAQLKRTPAGLDEILKRTVPWGVAFHHAGLTFDERDILEGAFRQGFIKVLVATSTLSSGVNLPARRVIIRTPVFNGHLLDILTYKQMVGRAGRKGVDTVGESVLVCKESERMKGMSLIQGCLKPISSCLVKREGEGVTTSMLRAILEIIVGEVASTPEEVKMYASCTLLAASMTSEQPDHPGAAQSQGAIEACMDWLMDNEFIHIQKEGDEEKYFPTHLGSATLSSSLSPPEALGIFADLHRAMKGFVLENDLHILYQITPVYVDWTTIDWYQFFCLWEQLPSAMKRVAEMVGIQEGFLARSVSGKLIAKTETQRRQMAIHKRFFTTLVLLDLVNEEPLGVVAKKYGCSRGQLQSLQQSASTYAGMVTVFCNRLGWHNLELLLSQFQSRLSFGVQRELCDLVRISLLNAQRARALYSAGLVTVAEVARANVTDVEKALRKAVPFKSSRQAVDESEEEAQERRSMRCIWVSGKKALTESEAAQQIVSEARLLLQQDLALLGVEWNPNSISPQAITNASDESTDSSLQSAEGSSNETNVRTEKFMKLGKGHHIPADQNPSSDNAQSHTNSKCMSVNVENTMTLETQSSALHKVLKSISVKDKIGQHGCNTEISESSNCYQSSDLHGNSNSCNAEQSAKPLSKRRRVEDEEKNGDYVSRVTAAEKPFLVTDEKVRPSTTAKAENRKQQTCCLSSIPLHLNKELALTAQPQFPSYGEKTPTDSIRNENEILNDINRMSMSEKEKYADCYQKEPIANNILRQPSPGTSVNFLMSANVKSRVSSEEMLISGEKCNSPDLYTGELEEFGDSFQLDTQTERMLLQEDKLAHSNDDSKTNHKFRTTHSGFGSYGVTHLISHSDSDSLVTENIPNALPSIIPKPKYNISLTDSQMENLLNFTNNTNESRETHINANPQAQTDNSDPVTKKIPEGIVDNSPNRSSSFLFDSLYDSSILEAMEDEADFAEEYENDKSVDANTSSRSPTMPLNNENKVVVEVEDQEAVQWGESSFNLSEWGDSLLIGEHYLEKRNSEFKVCTGPIDSMREADKPCYTDDIVSEILVSQTNARRSESMTDSSFHLSPGMQDLLDKWSDQFSTFHEPQRQLNTNVTEQKVESAEVEPERASQKGSDDLHVGKRNSVNHDLIPPTPVCEPVTPRVKMTTSTVQSPLNHQTHIESQLNLCPNSGPKDNQQLCVELKAKSQSETSVTDEGFSLQLSQDASMSSSAFSSSQSFSIIDVASDKRLFETFVKEWKTKKRFSLAVACEKKDGTAQPESVIGSKFKKATTPMRTKRKDGFAIKGHENLIVTGLSICWGGKDAYYVSLQQELADTADISASLAPPPIDENLAVEERMKSIQTCVTRPTSGAQGVTVTYDYIQVYKTLVLACGLSISGIFEDPKVACWLLDPGSKERTLHNMVTNFTPDDLPLLEGISPGQGVESLGIYGDSSHSGRYRAAVESVLIFRVMTQLNVLMKKDGFLDVFQRVEMPTQYCLALLELNGIGFSVTECEAQKHVMQAKLSDLENKAYQLAGHSFSLTSPEDVAEVLFLEQKLPPNGDFNSLKNKKTLGYTRRGGAGAHVKLSKQFSTTKDVLEKLQPLHQLPGVILEWRRITNAMTKVVFPLQRKKCWHHKLEMDRIYSVSQTHTATGRVSFTEPNIQNVPKDFEIQMPTLIGESQPSQNNMALISNKTRAKISRTRRQLVSLIKDSDRYPEKGMPFSVSMRHAFVPFSGGLILAADYSQLELRILAHLSRDRRLLQVLNSGEDVFKSIAAEWKMVDLESVDDCMRQQAKQICYGIIYGMGAKSLGEQMGIDENDAACYIETFKSRYTGIQAFLRETVKNCSKNGFVKTLLGRKRFLPGIKESNMYIKSHSERQAVNTTVQGSAADIVKLATINIQRRLEEAFPEVLLSHQHYLSGPGRCRSRSKPSKGAFFILQLHDELIYEVAEEDVIQVAQIVKREMEAAVKLYVKLRVKVKVGPSWGNLQELDI; via the exons ATGAATTGTTCATCAAGGACCTTTTACCTTGGACAGCATCctataacaaagaaaaatgg TTTGCCTGTGGATGAAAAAGCAACGACTAGAAGGCCGAGTCCTTTCCATAATGCTCAGCCGTCTGAACATGGAATACAGAAAAGGGGAAGCTGTAATAGCACTTCTACTATG CAAAATGAGAAGAAACAGTTGATGCCTCTGGATTCAGATTCAGTGAAGGATGCAGGGAATATACAAGAGTCTAAATTAACAAGAGGAACATGCGGTATGCCCGTGAAAGCACCTAATTTGTCAGAGAAAAGAGCTCACCTTTCTGAAATCAATGAAAATCATGGTCATCAAAAACTACAAGGCCAAAGTGAAGAAAATATTAAGCCATTAGATGCAGTGCCATCAATACCATTACTGGAAAATGGAAGAACAAATATGCCTGGCAAAAAAGCTAAGGACTTGAAGGACCTAGCTCAAAGGTTGTTGTTCAGTGAAACCAAGAGCAGCAGGGCAGGAAGGCAGAAGCTTGATCACAAGTCAAAATTTGAGCACGAGACAGAAAACTGTTCACCTCACAAAAAAACCTATGACAACAAGCCGAAGTTAAAATTCAGAGAAGAGACGTTGGCAACCGGTTCGAATGGATCTATGAACGGTACAAAGGATTACATTCTGTTTAGTCCAACACACATGGTGGCTGCTGCCAAAAAAAGATCTGGTTTCCAGAAGCCGATGCCAAAGCATGGGAACCTGTCTGTCTCCATCCTCACTCCTCCACCTGGTCTGGATCTCAGCTCTATGTGCAGCTCACCAACAGATGCAG GGCACAGCATCCACATGGCGATTCCTGCTGATCAGGCAGACAAACTGCTGCTCTCCAGCTGGGGTCTTCCCAAACCTGTGCTGGAGAAGTACCAGAGTCTGGGTGTGAAGCAGATGTTCGAGTGGCAAGCTGAATGCCTCACTCTGGGCAAAGTGTTGGTGGGGAAAAATCTTGTTTACTCAG cCCCAACAAGTGCTGGGAAAACTCTGGTTTCTGAGTTATTAATCTTAAAAAGAGTTTTGGAGACTAGACGTAAAGCCATATTCATCCTCCCATTTGTTTCTGTGGCCCGAGAGAAAATGTTTTATCTACAG AATGTGTTTCAGGAGGCAGGTGTACGTGTTGAAGGCTATATGGGAAGCACTTCTGCTGCTGGTGGCTTCTCTGCACTCGATGTCGCTGTGTGTACAATAGAGAAAGCTAATGGGCTCATTAATAGGCTCATTGAAGAGGACAGAATGGATTTGCTTG GAATTGTTGTGGTAGATGAACTGCACATGCTAGGTGACTCTGGCCGTGGATATTTGTTGGAGCTCTTGCTGACTAAAATCCAGTACATTGGAAAGAAAACAGCAGAGAA GTGCTCTGATAAAAGTTCCCCAGATGGTGTACAGATTGTGGGAATGAGTGCCACTTTGCCAAACCTGGATCTTCTCGCTCACTGGTTAAATGCTGAACTGTACCATACAGAATATCGTCCTGTGCCGCTGATGGAGTGGGTCAAGATTGGTGCTAAGATATACGATGGCGCCATGAATCTTGTCAGACCTTTCACTCCAGCTCTGCCTGTTAAG gGTGATGATGACCACATTGTGAGCCTCTGCTTTGAGACGGTGCAGGCAGGTCATGCTGCGCTGCTCTTTTGTCCCTCCAAAAACTGGTGTGAAAAGCTGGCAGACAGCGTTGCCAGGGAGTTTTACAACCTTCATCACCACG agaAGCAGTCAGAATGTGGAGTgcactctgtgtctctgaacCTCGATTGTCTCCAGGATGTTGTAGCACAGTTAAAACGAACACCTGCAGGCCTTGATGAAATCCTGAAGCGCACAGTTCCCTGGGGTGTAGCCTTCCACCACGCAG GTTTGACATTTGATGAGCGAGACATCCTGGAGGGTGCTTTTCGTCAGGGTTTCATCAAGGTCCTAGTCGCTACTTCCACTTTGTCCTCCGGTGTAAATCTGCCTGCACGCCGTGTGATTATCAGAACCCCAGTGTTTAACGGACATCTGCTGGACATACTGACCTACAAACAGATGGTGGGACGAGCAGGACGTAAAGGAGTCGACACTGTTG GTGAGAGTGTCCTGGTGTGTAAGGAATCTGAACGCATGAAGGGCATGAGTTTAATCCAAGGCTGTCTAAAGCCCATCAGCAGCTGCCTTGTGAAGCGTGAAGGAGAGGGAGTCACCACCAGCATGCTCCGAGCCATCCTGGAG ATCATTGTGGGTGAAGTTGCAAGCACACCAGAGGAGGTGAAGATGTATGCTTCGTGCACGCTGCTGGCAGCCAGCATGACGTCTGAACAACCCGATCACCCTGGAGCAGCTCAGAGCCAGGGGGCTATCGAGGCCTGCATGGACTGGCTGATGGATAACGAATTTATTCACATCCAAAAGGAAGGAGACG AAGAGAAGTATTTTCCTACTCATCTGGGTTCTGCCACACTGTCATCATCTCTATCACCTCCGGAAGCTCTTGGGATTTTCGCCGACCTACATAGAGCAATGAAAGGGTTTGTTCTTGAAAATGATCTGCATATACTTTACCAG ATAACGCCAGTGTACGTCGACTGGACAACAATAGACTGGTACCAGTTCTTCTGTCTGTGGGAACAGCTGCCTTCTGCCATGAAACGAGTTGCAGAGATGGTAGGAATTCAGGAAGGATTTCTGGCACGTTCTGTCAGCGGGAAATTAATCGccaaaacagaaacacagcgGAGACAGATGGCTATTCACAAACG TTTTTTCACAACGCTTGTATTGTTGGATCTGGTCAATGAGGAACCTCTTGGAGTCGTGGCGAAGAAATACGGCTGTAGCCGAGGACAGCTGCAGTCACTTCAGCAGTCTGCCTCAACCTACGCAG GAATGGTTACAGTCTTCTGTAACCGACTCGGATGGCACAACCTTGAGCTCCTGCTGTCGCAGTTCCAAAGTCGCCTGAGCTTCGGAGTGCAACGAGAGCTGTGTGATCTGGTCCGTATTTCTTTGCTGAACGCCCAGAGAGCACGAGCACTCTACAGTGCTGGGTTGGTTACCGTGGCTGAGGTCGCACGTGCAAATGTTACTGATGTGGAGAAAGCTTTGAGGAAAGCCGTTCCTTTTAAAAG TTCTCGGCAAGCGGTGGATGAGAGCGAGGAGGAGGCTCAGGAACGCAGAAGCATGCGATGTATCTGGGTCAGTGGGAAAAAGGCATTGACCGAGAGTGAGGCTGCGCAACAGATCGTGTCAGAGGCCAGGCTGCTTCTCCAGCAAGACTTGGCACTTCTCGGTGTGGAGTGGAACCCCAACTCAATCTCGCCACAGGCTATAACAAATGCATCTGATGAATCAACAGATTCCAGTTTACAGTCTGCTGAGGGTTCATCCAATGAGACTAATGTAAGAACTGAGAAATTTATGAAGCTCGGAAAAGGACATCATATACCAGCTGATCAGAATCCTTCATCTGATAATGCTCAAAGTCATACAAACTCAAAATGTATGTCTGTAAATGTagaaaacacaatgacactTGAAACCCAATCTAGTGCTTTACACAAAGTACTAAAATCCATAAGTGTCAAAGACAAAATAGGTCAGCATGGCTGCAACACTGAGATTTCAGAATCATCAAACTGTTACCAAAGTTCTGATTTACACGGAAACTCAAACTCATGTAATGCTGAGCAATCTGCGAAACCACTATCCAAACGCAGACGGGtcgaagatgaagaaaaaaatggggATTATGTGTCAAGAGTAACCGCAGCTGAAAAACCCTTTTTAGTTACAGATGAAAAGGTTAGGCCATCAACAACTGCTAAAGCTGAAAACCGTAAGCAACAGACATGCTGTTTATCATCTATTCCATTACATCTTAATAAAGAATTAGCGTTAACTGCTCAACCCCAATTTCCGTCTTATGGAGAAAAAACACCTACTGATTCAatcagaaatgaaaatgaaatcttAAATGATATAAACAGGATGTCTATGTCAGAAAAGGAGAAATACGCTGACTGTTACCAGAAAGAGCCCATtgcaaataatattttaagACAACCCAGTCCTGGTACTTCTGTGAACTTTTTGATGAGCGCAAATGTAAAGTCTCGAGTTTCGTCTGAAGAAATGCTAATTTCAGGAGAAAAGTGTAATTCTCCAGATTTGTACACAGGGGAATTGGAAGAATTTGGGGATAGTTTTCAGCTCGACACTCAGACTGAAAGAATGTTGCTGCAAGAGGACAAATTGGCTCATAGCAACGACGATTCAAAGACTAATCATAAATTCAGGACTACACATTCAGGATTCGGGAGTTATGGTGTGACTCATCTAATCTCTCATTCTGACAGTGATAGTCTAGTGACTGAGAACATTCCAAATGCATTGCCTTCAATTATTCCCAAACCAAAGTACAACATTTCACTCACAGACAGTCAAATGGAGAACCTTTTAAActtcacaaacaacacaaatgaATCACGTGAAACACACATAAATGCGAATCCCCAGGCTCAAACAGACAATTCAGACCCTGTAACAAAAAAGATACCCGAAGGCATTGTGGACAACAGTCCCAACAGAAGCAGCAGTTTTCTCTTTGATAGCTTGTATGACAGCTCCATCTTGGAGGCCATGGAGGACGAGGCAGACTTTGCTGAAGAATATGAAAATGACAAATCAGTAGATGCAAATACAAGTTCACGTTCACCCACCATGCCATTAAACAACGAGAACAAAGTGGTCGTGGAAGTGGAAGATCAAGAAGCAGTACAATGGGGCGAGTCTTCTTTTAACCTGTCTGAATGGGGCGATTCGTTACTCATAGGAGAGCACTATCTGGAGAAGCGGAACAGCGAATTTAAGGTTTGCACCGGACCAATAGATAGCATGAGAGAAGCAGATAAGCCTTGTTACACAGATGACATCGTGTCTGAGATACTAGTCTCGCAAACTAACGCACGCCGTTCAGAAAGTATGACCGATTCTTCGTTTCACCTGAGCCCGGGGATGCAAGACCTTCTTGATAAGTGGTCTGACCAGTTTTCAACCTTCCATGAACCTCAACGGCAACTAAATACAAATGTGACAGAACAAAAGGTGGAGTCTGCTGAAGTTGAGCCTGAGCGTGCAAGTCAAAAAGGTTCAGATGATTTACATGTAGGGAAACGAAATTCAGTGAACCATGATCTTATTCCTCCCACACCAGTATGTGAACCTGTCACACCCCGAGTCAAAATGACAACTTCCACTGTACAGTCTCCTCTAAATCACCAAACTCACATTGAGTCTCAATTAAATTTATGTCCAAATTCTGGCCCCAAGGATAATCAGCAACTTTGTGTAGAGCTGAAGGCCAAGTCACAATCAGAGACGTCGGTGACTGATGAGGGCTTTTCACTGCAGCTTTCACAGGATGCCTCTATGTCCAGTTCTGCCTTCAGCAGTTCGCAATCCTTCTCTATTATTGACGTAGCAAGTGATAAAAGACTTTTTGAAACTTTTGTAAAGGagtggaaaacaaaaaagagattTTCTCTGGCTGTTGCCTGTGAGAAGAAAGATGGCACAGCGCAGCCTGAATCGGTTATAGGGagcaaatttaaaaaag cGACCACACCAATGAGGACCAAAAGAAAAGACGGCTTTGCCATAAAAGGACATGAGAATCTAATTGTAACTGGTTTATCTATATGCTGGGGAGGAAAGGATGCATATTACGTATCACTACAACAGGAATTAGCAGACACGG CAGATATAAGTGCAAGCTTAGCACCACCTCCAATTGATGAAAATCTGGCAGTGGAAGAGAGGATGAAGAGCATTCAGACCTGTGTGACACGGCCCACTTCTGGTGCTCAGGGTGTGACTGTTACCTATGACTATATTCAGGTGTACAAGACTCTCGTCCTGGCATGTGGACTTTCAATAAGTGGCATATTTGAGGACCCAAAG GTTGCTTGCTGGCTTCTGGATCCTGGCTCGAAGGAGCGCACACTTCACAACATGGTGACAAACTTTACTCCGGACGATCTGCCCTTGTTGGAAGGAATTAGCCCAGGACAGGGTGTGGAAAGTCTAGGAATATATGGAGACTCAAGTCATTCCGGTCGATACAGAGCAGCAGTCGAGTCTGTACTTATCTTCAGAGTCATGACACAACTCAACGTCCTCATGAAAAAAGATGGGTTCTTAG ATGTATTCCAGCGAGTAGAGATGCCCACACAGTACTGCTTGGCTCTCTTGGAGCTGAATGGTATTGGGTTTAGCGTCACTGAATGCGAAGCTCAGAAACATGTGATGCAGGCTAAACTCAGTGACCTGGAAAACAAAGCCTATCAATTGGCTGGTCATAGCTTCTCTTTGACCAGTCCAGAGGATGTTGCTGAG GTCTTGTTCCTCGAACAGAAGCTACCTCCAAATGGTGATTTTAAttctttaaagaataaaaagactCTGGGCTACACCAGGCGAGGAGGAGCAGGAGCTCATGTCAAACTTTCCAAACAGTTTAGCACAACAAAG GATGTTCTAGAAAAGCTCCAGCCATTGCATCAGCTACCTGGGGTCATTCTAGAGTGGAGGAGAATAACAAATGCCATGACCAAAGTGGTTTTTCCCCTGCAAAGGAAAAAGTGCTGGCACCATAAACTAGAGATGGACAGAATTTACTCCGTATCTCAAACACATACAGCTACAG GAAGGGTGAGCTTTACAGAACCCAATATACAGAATGTACCAAAAGATTTTGAAATCCAAATGCCAACCCTTATTGGAGAAAGCCAACCATCACAAAATAACATGGCCCTTATCTCAAACAAGACAAG GGCTAAAATATCCCGGACACGACGTCAGTTGGTGTCACTGATCAAAGATTCAGACAGATACCCAGAGAAGGGGATGCCTTTTTCTGTTAGCATGAGACATGCTTTTGTTCCTTTCTCAG GAGGATTAATATTGGCTGCAGACTACTCCCAGCTGGAACTCCGTATTTTGGCACACTTGTCCCGTGACAGACGGCTTCTCCAGGTCCTCAACAGTGGCGAAGACGTTTTCAAAAGCATTGCTGCAGAATGGAAGATGGTGGATCTGGAATCAGTTGATGATTGTATGAGACAACAAGCTAAACAG ATTTGTTATGGAATAATCTATGGCATGGGAGCAAAGTCATTAGGAGAGCAAATGGGTATTGATGAAAATGATGCTGCCTGTTACATTGAGACATTCAAGTCCAGATACACAG GTATACAGGCGTTTCTTCGTGAAACCGTAAAGAACTGCAGTAAAAATGGCTTTGTGAAGACGTTACTTGGGAGGAAGCGGTTTTTGCCTGGAATCAAGGAGTCAAACATGTATATCAAGTCTCAT TCAGAAAGGCAGGCAGTCAACACGACAGTCCAGGGCTCTGCAGCAGATATCGTCAAACTGGCTACTATCAATATCCAACGTAGACTGGAGGAGGCTTTTCCTGAAGTGCTGCTATCACATCAGCATTACCTCAGTGGGCCAG gAAGGTGCAGGTCTCGGTCCAAACCTTCTAAAGGAGCCTTCTTTATACTCCAGCTTCATGACGAACTTATTTATGAGGTTGCAGAGGAGGATGTCATCCAG GTTGCACAAATTGTGAAAAGGGAAATGGAAGCTGCTGTGAAACTGTATGTGAAGCTCAGAGTGAAGGTTAAAGTGGGCCCAAGCTGGGGAAACCTTCAAGAGTTGGATATATAA